Below is a genomic region from Castanea sativa cultivar Marrone di Chiusa Pesio chromosome 2, ASM4071231v1.
cttaagagcctatttaagggctccataagaCTTGatagagaagaaaatatattctaaaataactcctaattgatacctaaccatatcaggaatcaaatttgacctaaaaagcattaaatgcacctaaaaacaaggaaataaatcacctaaacctaaaataacgttttgatataaaaataccaaaaataataaattacaataattaaacagtacaAAGAggtatttttacatatatttttactcttgtacaaagaggtatgttttaatactaacgaacttgataaatctttgcctagtgttgttgtctctttgttgcaggaatatgaggacgtgtgtCCTAATGAAGTTCCTAGTGAATTGCctcctattagaggaatagagcatcaaattgattttgtgccaggtgcgacaattcctagcTGACCAACCTATAAAAGTAATCCGGATGAGACAAAGGAAcctcaaaggcaagttgaggagttgctgaccaaaggacatgtgagagagagcatgagtctgtgcgcggtgccggtgctgcttgtgcctaagaaggatggaacttggagaatgtgtgttgattgcagggctatcaacaacattacggtaaagtataggcATCCCAtccctaggctagatgacatgttggatgaattgcatggatcatgtgttttcacaaaatttgatttgaaaagggtatcatcaaattaggatgaaagagggtaatgaatgaaaaactgcctttaaaactaaatatggattgtataaGTGGTTGGTAATgtctttcggtctaactaatgcacgaAGTACATTCATGAAATTAATGAatcatgcattgcgtgcgtttattgGCAGATTtattgtggtctattttgatgatattttggtgtatagcaagaatttagatgagcatattgatcatttacattgtgtgcttgtactttttagaaaagaaaaaatatatgaaaatttaaataaatgttccttttgcatagACAATTGTATTTCTTGGTTATGTTGTTAGTGCGAAAGGAATTGAaatggatgaggaaaaggtgaaggctatcaaggaatggcccacacctaagtcaatcactgaggtaagaagttttcatggtttggctagtttttttcgtcgatttgtcaaagatttcactacactagccgcaccactcactaaaattgttaaaaaatctgtggATTTTAAATAGGGTAGTGAGCCAGATtgtgcatttattgaaattgaagaaaggttatgtggttctcctttattagcattacctgatttttctaaaacttttgaggtAAAGTGTAATGCCTCTgaaataggtattggagctgttttaaTGCAGAAAAAGCAGctgatagcctattttagtgaaaagctaaatggggcagctttgaactacccaacatatgattAGGaactttatgcattggtgagagcattggagacttggcaacattacctttggccgaaagaattcgtcatacatactgaccatgagtccttaaagcacctgaagggacaaggtaagttaaatagaagacatgccaagtgggtggaattcattgagaccttcccttatgtaatcaaatacaaacaaggtaaagGAAAGTATTGTGCCTGATGcgttatcaagaaggtatgcccttgtctctactttaaatgcaaagttattaggatttgaatatgttaaggaattatatacaaatgatgatgattttgctagtgtgtatagggtatgtgagaaggcagcatttggaaaattctatagactagatgggtacttgtttagagagaatagactttgtgtgcctaacagttctatgcgtgagctgcttgtgcgtgaagcacatggaggtggtttaatgagTCATTTTGgggtaaggaagactttagatgtgttacataaacatttttttggccaaagatgaaatgtgatgtggagagagcgtgtgctagatgcattacctgtaagcaggccaaatctagagtctgaccgcatggattatacactcctctGCCTGTACCTACTGCACATTGGGTcaatatttctatggattttgttttaggcttgcctaggtcaaggaacgGTAGGGATtcaatttttgtggttgttgataggttttcaaagatgaaaCATTTCATAtgttgtcataaaactgatgatgcaactcATAtcgctgatttgttctttagagaggtagtacggctccatggtgttcctaggagtattgtgtctgatcgtgatgttaagttcttTAGTTAtgtttggaaagtcttgtggggaaagtTGGGAAGTAAACTATtattttcgactacttgtcacccccaaacgaATAGACAAGCTGAGGtagtaaatagaactttatctactttgttgcgtactataattcaaaagaacttgaaaaattgggaggattatttgccattcattgagttttcatataatcggagtgttcattctactactaatttttcaccatttcagattgtttatggttttaatccactaactcctttggatttgctaccttaaccagttaatgaaatgactaatttggatggtcaaaagaaggcttagatggtgaagaaactccatgaaagagTACgtcaacatatagagaagaaaaatgagcaatatacaaccaaagccaacaagggttGTCGACAAGTCccctttgaaccgggtgattgggtttgggtgcatatgagataAGAAAGATTTCCAAACCGTAGGCagtctaagctacatcctagagtggatggtccatttcaaatccttgagagaatcaatgataatgcatacaagttggatcttccgggtgagtataacattagtactacatttagtgtttctgatctttctccttttgatgtaagTGATGATTCAAGGaaaaatccttttgaagagagggggaatggtGAGAATTAataagcattcaaggatccattgcatgttgcAGTTGGGCCGATTACAAGAgtaagatccaagaagatcaaagaagcacttaatgggctgattcaagagatttgggcagattctaacgcaggacattccaagcctggcccaaaggaagatgaaggcgtaataaatttaatctaagctattgagggctgatctggcttaatgaGGCTTGATTTATGGCGTGgcttaatggctgattgactttgcagctctatatcagttaatagagattttgtcctattctggagctactaatttcagaccaaatctacctgcatttagggcttttattatttagaacatttttttagctattttactattttggatctgctaattttagaccaaatcaacttttaattagagttttattatttagtacattttttttataaatagaatgcactcattgtaatagaggattattaaataaaaatcagaaaaggtgaggctttgctcttcttttggttcttcatgaattgtgaacttatcagggactcttccttgtggcgttcaaactttataccttcggttcgtaattcaattataatcattgggtcaaggtctgttacttatacttttggtttGCGTTTCACTTATAAACATTGTGTCAgggttctatcaaaatctgaGTTTTAGCTTTCCTtagcaaatattccaatattatttgttgggtctcaaagcatgtcgattgaggttcgcatcaccaACAATTCTgaattatccagaaaagagatgaaaaatcATAGATTAAAGATAAAAACATGACTATGTACAAAGACTGGAttaaaaaaccctagaaagagagtcCAAAACGCACCCGAACACGAAAGTGCATTTGGTGTCCAAAAGCACCGTTCGACACTTTTGGAGTGTTGAACAGCACTttaaaagtgccgaattggctcCTTTTGGACTTTGGCCCAATGCCCTTCGGGTGACAATAAGACACACCCTTTTCGATCTTTTTGCAAAAGGATGAGTCCCCATTCGCGTTCTATACATCTAAgccattttttagagtttttctGGTGTCATAAATAGAGACTTGATCTCATAattcaaggatttttttttggtgctctGAGAGGCATATGTTTTTATACTCTCCAAGTGCTTATATTTGCTGATCCTCTTTGATATTTGCTGctaaaattaggatttttaggtttcaaagataattgaataaatttccttgaaccctaaaacatcctttcAAGAACAAGGAgtgctccatgcaagaggttgttttcaatCACCCTATTCGTTTTTCTATTTTATGGTTCTTGTTTATGacgatgcattttttttttttatcaataacatgaattgttaatcattgttttgttaaagcatgatcttgttttttttatataattattgtgatctctttcttaatttcaataatCTGCATATaactaattctttttcttaaacaaaaacggatctgcatctttctttagatgtagatctgaattttttttcagtCAAAAATGAATCTGCGTCtttattagatgtagatctaaatttttcttaaaaaaaaaatagatctgcatcttcattagatgtagatctaaaatttttctttaatacatgcagattttgaaacaaagaaaaagattatgcaCGATTGTATTCatgattgtttgttttatttagttCATGTAGCATCAATTTATCTTATGAATGAAattcttttcataaaaaaatcatttcatatatttttgaacctataaaaaaatatctaatttttctgttttcaaaagcCATTTTTAATTGacacaaaacagatctgatcttTTACCAAGTTAAAAccattttgttttcaaaaacaggtctaatttttctaaactaaaaactaaatttttatcACCAAAACAGATAtgaattttctctccaaaaaccattttttcttattattacaaaacaaatctggcattttttacaaaccaaaatcaatttttttatcactaaaacAAATAAGGGgattcatttataaataaatttgcgTGATTTAGTTTTGTCATACATACAACTTGTCATTCATAACATGCATAAAtagtacattggtcacaagagtctagaggGCTAGACTCTGTCTAGATGGAATGGGTGGCTAActccttcccattccgtaacctagcccccaaatctagttcttttggataggtagatctaagccttgtctttattttattttgggtagaatgtaactatgacaaaaagccatgtaattatttggtagtttgtaactaggacccaaagccatccaatttttcatttttcaattatgtattttttttattcaatcaacgAGAAgaacaattcagtcatgtattttatatttatttttcttatttttttgtgtaaaaaataagtgtcgactccacaccacttacgaaaaaagagaggtgccctaaaaagctgatgagaatcaacaagccttcaaggatccattgcatgttccagttgggcctattacaagagcaagatccaagaagatcaaagaaacacTTAATAggttgattcaagagatttgggctgattctaacgtaagacattccaagcttgacccaaaggaagatggaagcgtaataaatttaattcaagctattgagggctgatctggcttaattgggagtgatttatggcaaggattaatggctgattgactttctagctctatatcaattaatagagattttttcctattctggagctgctattttagaccaaatctacctgaatttagggtttttattatttagaacgttttttaagtattttgcttgtttttaggtgcatttaatggtttttaggtgcatttaatgctttttaggtcaaatttgatttctgatatggtaaggtatcaattaggagttattttagaatatattttctagtctgtcaagttttatggagcctttaaataggctctgaagtttgtatacgtttttcaaatattattgaataaaaatcagaaaaggtgaggctttgcttttcttttggttcttcaagaactgtgaacttatcagggattcttccttgtggcgttcaaactttatacctttggttcgtgattctttattatcattgggtcaaggtcaacttatacctttggttcgcattttgattataaacgttgggtcagggtttctatcaaaaatctgaattttagctttcttgggcaagtattccaatatttttgttgggtctcaaagcgtgtcgattgaggttcgcataaaaaacactccaaaaatctctctttttttaagagGCACTCTTGGTGAGGTCTCTCACAGAGATCTATATGTAATCGGTATTGAATTGAAGTATAGTACCATCTCTAGTCCCACAGTTAGGAGGATGTGTACGTGTCCACTGCGGCCCTCACAGCAGATCCTTAATATGTGAAGCCTCTGGTAGGGGGTGGGTATCTCTATCTAGATGAACTCGGTATGCACAAACTCAGGGGGGGGGACAACACTAGGGGTGGGTCGCCTAAGGGTGGGCatgaatctcatctcatctcatctctacCATGTACATCTATGGGGCCAGCGCCAGTGGTTGATGGGGGAGACTACGGGTGATGGGCAACGAAGATGTAGTAGAGGATGTCGATGGGCAAGTATCATCACGAACCATGGATGGGACCCGAAATGTGTCCCCATGGGCAAACTTATGGGATGGATTTGCATTATCGTGTGCCATGGATGGTAGTGGACTGGTCACATCGCATCCTATATCATAACCAGTGTCCAAACACATCTCATCTACTGGCTGACTTACCTTTTCCATGGTGTGGTCATGCACGGGTGTGTGACGCCAACCAAATTGATGGCCTCCTCCACGCCCTCAACGTCCACCTGCTTGCCAAACCATGCCCTGCAGCTGGTGCAGCCGGTTCACTCATGTTGCCTGCAGCGCATGCATCGTCCAAGGTCAACCGACCGATCTCTTCCACAGCTTTTAAGGCATCAATACAGTCGGTGTAGATCTCGGAACCTAGTTCACACTTCGCCATAATCTTCAACTATGATTCAACCTGTTAGAAGTCTACAAAAGTAGTGTTAGTAGGTTGAATTAAACTATACGAAGCGAGGTACATTTGTAACAGAACAGCCTTTGTGAACTTACCAAAGTGTCCTAGTACGAGGTCTCTTTTGTAATGTGGCGTAGAGTGTGGGGACGAAACCACACCATATACTTATCATTGTAGCTCATCTCCCCATGAAAGGGTGGTGCAGCCCATTTAGTAATATGCGTGGCATGTACTTCAGCTCTTGCTTGCCTTGGAGTGTTATCTTGTGAAGTTTAGTTGAAGTATTGACATCAACCGGTACGCCTTGCTTCATCCCAAACTGTCGGAGAACACGTTTGGGGTGATGGCCTTCAACCACCCAAAAATGTATGAGCGGAACGATAGACTTCCATATGTGTTGGCCTATCGTACAATATGCGAGCAGGGAACCCAACACAGACTCGTCTGGCTCCCAGACAATCTGCAATGATCCAACAAATGGAAACAATCGtattaacaatataattagaaaaaatgtgtaacgAATGTGAACAATACATGCCAACAATTTTTAACTCCAAAATCAAAAATGTTTATACATTCCAAAGTGAATTGTAAGTAGAACAATAACATGCCAAAGCGGTCCCCAACAAAGGCACGATACCTGATTTGGCTGTAGTGAAGCAAGCGATACACGATAGGCACGTAGGACGTGCATTGGATGTTTAGTTGTGCACTTAGCCTCTTTCCATCTACCAAACAACATAGACATAACCTTCATATTAGttacttacataattcccatgcGAAAAAGTTAATGTGGAAATGTAAAACGGTAACTATCTAAGATCCTACATACCTAACAACAAGTGGACCTGGGGGTAGAGTTTGGTGTGCATGCCTCATCACAGGACATATATGTGGAAACCTTGCCCACGCTCACAACTGCACCAATAGCAGTGCACCGCTAATCTGCTTGGCTATCTTCTTTGTTGCATTATAAAGGTGTCTATATAGCCAACTTAGTGCTGCACTACCCCAGCTAAAATTCTTTCCATTGatgattggattgaaaaattgcAGATACATGATTGAGAGCCGTTCACCAGACTTGTCCATAAACAGCATACTACCCAACATCTCTAGAATGTAAAACTGAGCATATTGCTACACAAGCAAGTCAGTGGCGTCAACCGGGAGAGGGTTGCTAAACTGTGACTCGAGCCAACACGCTTTTACCCTCAGCCCACACAGCACTGCGATGTTGTTACTAGCACCAACGTCTTTGCCCGGCAGCCTATGGCCTAGCAAATCGGCGTAGAAGTCACTCCAATCAGGCATATGGCTAAATCCCACCACCGTCAAGCCATCTACAGGTACCCCCATTATAACCTACATGTCTTGTAGCATAATGGTCATCTCACCATGGGACATGTGGAATGAGTGCGTCTCCAGCCgcctaattttttaaattttttgactttttttttttaatttgtttgggAATGCTCCAACCTAGGTCGAGTAGAAACGATACTTggaacaaaatttttctttctcttttttgccCAGTCTTGGCCTAATTTGGCTAGAAATAAAGCTagaatgatttttgtttttttttgaattttctaagtaatttttttgaattttttttttggaacgcTCCAGCTTGGGTTGGGTAGAAATGGTACCTGGAAcgaaaaatttctttcttttttcatattttcagcCTGTTCCAGCTCGAATTGGTAAGAAATATAGCCAGAacaatattttctaattttttcaaatttctttacaattcttttcaatttttttcaaaatgctCCAAACTGGGTTGTACAGAAATGATACCtggaatgaatttttttttttttctctttttcagcTTGTCCCAGCTCGATTTGTTTAGAAATGAAGCCagagtgactttttttttttgttttttttaatttttaggatttttttggaaattttttgggAATGCTCCTGCCTAGGTCAGGCAGAAAAGGTACttggaatgatttttttttttttttttcacttttttctccCCTTCCCAGCCCAATTTGGCTAGAAATGAAGCCaaaataacttcttcttttttttaattttttttaccttttttttaacgCTCCAGCTCGGGTTAGGCAAATACGGtactcaaaatgaaaaaaaaaaaaaaattccctattTTTTGGCctattgatgagaatcaacaagcattcaaggatccattgcatatTCCAGTTgtgcctattacaagagcaagatccaagaagatcaaagaagcacttaatgggctgattcaagagatttgagctGATTCTAgcacaggacattccaagcttggcccaaaggaagatgaagacgtaataaatttaatacaaGCTATtaagggctgatctggcttaattgggagtgattatGGGGTGGATTAATGGCTAATTAACTTTCTAGCTctatcagttaatggagatttttttcctattctggagttgctatttcagaccaaatctacctgaatttagggcttttattatttaaacatttttttagcaattttcctattttggatctgctaatttcagaccaaatcaacttttatttagggttttattatttagtacgttttttttttatttaggtgatttatttccttgtttttaggtgcatttaatgctttttaggtcaaattagattcctgatatggtaaggtatcaattaggagttattttagaatatattttcttgtctgtcaagttttatggggcccttaaataggccctgaagtctgtaaacgtttttcatataaaattattgaataaaaataagaaaaggtgaggctttgcccTTCTTTTggttgtgaacttatcagggattcttccttgtggcgttcaaactttatacattcggttcgtgattctttataatcattgggtcaaggtcaacttatacctttggttcgcgtttcgattataaacgttgggtcagggtttctattataaatttgaattttagctttcctgagTAAATagtccaatatttttgttgggtctcaaagcgtgtccattgaggttcgcatcacctATCCGACCCGGTTTGGCTAGAATgacatttttctaattttttaaaatttttttgggaatgcCCCAACCTGGGTCAGGCATAAACAGTAACCAAcacgaatttttttttccctctttttcgTCTTTTCCCAGCCTAGACTGGTTAGAAATGAAGTCAAAATGAcgttttttttcatttttttcaatttttttgggaatGCTCCAGTCCGAGTCAGGTAGAAACGGTacttggaacaaaaaaaaatcctcactTTCGGCCTATTGAAGCCCGATTTCACTAGAAATCAAGCCagaataacattttttaattttttgaatttttgtactATTTGTTTTAGGAATGCATCAGCCCACGTTCGGCAAAAATGGTACTCGAAacgaaatgtttttttttttggtctgtCCTGAACAAGTATGGCTAGAAATGAAGCCaaaatgttttttgaattttttgactattttttttgggaatgctTTAGCCCAGATCAGGCAGATTTGATAcccataacaatttttttttctcttttatagaTTGTCCAAGCCTGGTTTTGCTAGAAATGAagttaaaatctatttttttttttcgaattttcttactattttttCCGAATATATTTTTGGGAATTCTCTAGCTCGAGTCGGGCAAAAACGGTACCTGGAACAGAATtcgttttctctctttttcagcATGTCCCATCCAGGTTTGGCTAGAAATGAAGCCAGAATgacatcttttaaattttttttttctttaccattttttttaattttgttagaatGCTTCTACCCGGGTTGGGCAGAAACGGTACCTAgaacgaaatttttttttctctttttcggCTTGTCCCAGCTCGGTTTAGCAAGAAATGAAGCCAGAATAACAtttccatttcatttttttttttttttaattaggaaTGCTCCACCACGAGTCGGTAGAAACGGTACtcgaaatgaaaattttttttcccttcttcggCTTGTCCTGGCCGATTTGGCTAGAAATGAAGCCAGAAtgatatttcttaattttttgaaattttttactaatttttttggaaatccTCCAGCACTGTTCAGGTAGAAACAGTACCCGAAAagaaatttttctctttttaggcCTTTCCCAGCCCAGTTTGGCTAGAAATGAAGCtagaatgacattttttatttttattttttaattttttgggaacGCTCCAGCACAGTTCGAGTTGAAGctatgatgcgaacctcaatcgacacgctttgagacccaacaaaaatattggaatatttacctagaaaagctaaaattcagatttctgatagaaaccctgacccaacatttataatcgaaacgcgaaccaaaggtataagttgaccttgacccaatgattataaagaatcacaaaccgaaggtataaagtttgaacgccacaagaaagaatccctgataagttcacagttcttgaagaaccaaaagaagagcaaagcctcaccttttctgatttttattcaataatattcttaaaaacgTTCACAGAGTTAAGAGCCtattaagggctccataaaacttgatagacaagaaaatatattctaaaataactcctaattgatacctaaccatatcaggaatcaaatttgacctaaaaagcattaaatgtaCCTAAAAACAAGGTAATAagtcacctaaacctaaaataacgtttttacgtaaaaataccaaaaataataaattacaataattaaacaataaattgtgtcctacatcaagCTATATCCAGAACGAAATTGTTTGTCACTTTAACGGCTTTTCTTGACCCGGTTTGGCTAGAAATGAAGCCAAGATGAcgtttcttaattttttgaattttcttactATTCTTTTTTGGGAATATGTTCGGGAATTCTCCCACCCTAGTCGGGAAAAAATAGACCtcggaatgaaaaaaaaaaaaaaactctctttttcaACCAGTCCAAGCACAATATGGCTATAAATGAAACtagaataacattttttatttctttgtttttttttttaccatttttctaaaattttgctGGGAATGCTCTAGCCCAAGTCGAGCAAAAGCAGTACTCGGAACAAAATGACTTATTTTTGTcattatctgatttttttttacgaattttttttaattttattgggaaTGCTCCAACCTAGGTCAGGCAGAAACGGtaccaggaaaaaaaatttatttttccc
It encodes:
- the LOC142625142 gene encoding serine/threonine-protein phosphatase 7 long form homolog, giving the protein MGVPVDGLTVVGFSHMPDWSDFYADLLGHRLPGKDVGASNNIAVLCGLRQYAQFYILEMLGSMLFMDKSGERLSIMYLQFFNPIINGKNFSWGSAALSWLYRHLYNATKKIAKQISGALLLVQLWKEAKCTTKHPMHVLRAYRVSLASLQPNQIVWEPDESVLGSLLAYCTIGQHIWKSIVPLIHFWVVEGHHPKRVLRQFGMKQGVPVDVNTSTKLHKITLQGKQELKYMPRILLNGLHHPFMGR